In Nitrobacteraceae bacterium AZCC 1564, the following proteins share a genomic window:
- a CDS encoding uncharacterized protein YcbK (DUF882 family) (product_source=COG3108; cog=COG3108; pfam=PF05951; superfamily=55166), which yields MAGGFPRSFDFRRLSRTGVRVSLATLLLIVTGARSVHNATADGDTRTLSFHHTHSGEDLTITFKRNGRYDEAALKKLNHFLRDWRSQDQTTMDRRLFDIIWEVYRDVDGKQPVQIISAYRSPATNAMLRRRSSGVARFSQHMQGHAMDFFIPGVPLEQIRYAGLRLQRGGVGFYPTSGSPFVHLDTGNIRHWPRMTHDQLARVFPDGRTVHVPSDGKPLKGYELALADIRKRGDEADAPSKSKSFLASLFGRKQADDEEEASANDAAGGNATVAAAATTDAKPSALAKLAEIVPLPRAKPKAATYQVASAAAPTPVALKEPAATVVAEPSEPTAVDIINARGIWDNASAENFAPPAQVAALKRRGAQVAADPQSTASLPENVSDAMAYAPPAAPFDRSQIVAASAPVPPRARSASLTSNPLGASEALIAKNQSGAIAKTVRIKAASKANDLWLRAMIVTPSASKTLTASMIGDQDMTVMRAHFVKPNTAVAMTFSDDPQMGVVCEQFTGSAIATLPTTSFAMRTASLR from the coding sequence GTGGCGGGCGGTTTTCCACGCAGCTTCGACTTTCGACGACTTTCGCGAACCGGTGTTCGCGTCAGCCTCGCCACGCTGTTGCTGATCGTCACCGGGGCTCGTTCTGTCCATAATGCCACCGCCGACGGCGACACCCGCACCCTCTCCTTCCATCACACCCATTCCGGCGAAGACCTCACCATCACCTTCAAGCGCAACGGCCGCTACGACGAAGCCGCGCTGAAGAAACTCAACCACTTCCTCCGCGACTGGCGCAGCCAGGACCAGACCACGATGGATCGGCGGCTGTTCGACATCATCTGGGAGGTCTATCGCGACGTCGACGGCAAACAGCCAGTCCAGATCATTTCCGCCTATCGCTCTCCGGCCACCAACGCGATGCTTCGCCGCCGCTCTTCGGGCGTTGCGCGCTTCAGCCAGCACATGCAGGGCCACGCGATGGACTTCTTCATCCCGGGCGTTCCGCTTGAGCAGATCCGCTACGCCGGATTGCGCCTGCAGCGGGGCGGCGTCGGCTTCTATCCGACCTCGGGTTCGCCCTTTGTGCACCTCGACACCGGCAACATCCGCCACTGGCCACGCATGACGCATGATCAGCTGGCACGCGTGTTCCCGGATGGCCGCACTGTGCATGTGCCGTCCGACGGCAAACCGCTCAAAGGTTACGAGTTGGCTCTGGCTGATATTCGCAAGCGTGGCGATGAGGCCGATGCGCCATCCAAGAGCAAGAGCTTCCTGGCTTCGTTGTTTGGCCGGAAACAGGCTGACGACGAAGAAGAAGCCTCAGCGAACGATGCTGCTGGCGGCAATGCGACAGTAGCCGCCGCAGCCACGACTGACGCCAAGCCGAGCGCCCTCGCAAAGCTTGCCGAGATTGTCCCGCTCCCCCGCGCCAAGCCGAAAGCAGCGACCTATCAAGTCGCTTCAGCCGCAGCCCCGACGCCTGTTGCGCTTAAGGAACCTGCGGCAACCGTCGTAGCAGAACCGTCCGAACCAACCGCAGTCGATATCATCAATGCCCGTGGCATTTGGGATAATGCGTCGGCGGAGAATTTTGCGCCTCCGGCGCAGGTTGCCGCGCTCAAACGGCGCGGCGCACAGGTGGCGGCAGATCCGCAATCGACGGCTAGCCTGCCCGAGAACGTTTCGGACGCGATGGCCTATGCACCGCCGGCGGCACCGTTTGATCGCAGCCAGATTGTTGCCGCCAGCGCACCTGTCCCACCACGTGCCCGGTCGGCGTCGCTGACATCCAATCCGCTGGGAGCCAGCGAAGCCTTGATCGCCAAGAACCAGTCAGGTGCCATCGCCAAGACGGTGCGCATCAAAGCGGCGTCGAAAGCGAATGATCTCTGGCTGCGCGCGATGATCGTCACGCCGAGCGCCAGCAAGACTCTGACAGCTTCCATGATCGGCGATCAGGACATGACGGTGATGCGTGCGCATTTCGTCAAGCCAAACACCGCCGTCGCCATGACATTCTCGGATGATCCGCAGATGGGCGTGGTTTGCGAGCAATTCACCGGATCGGCGATCGCGACGCTGCCGACCACATCCTTTGCGATGCGGACCGCGTCACTGCGGTGA
- a CDS encoding murein L,D-transpeptidase YcbB/YkuD (product_source=COG2989; cath_funfam=1.10.101.10; cog=COG2989; ko=KO:K21470; pfam=PF01471,PF03734,PF20142; superfamily=141523,47090) yields the protein MHDFSTGHSGLTGFDRVVAAVAATFLTVASTAAIAQSGPTKTPAELAIDAAVPVPEPANVPPPTAADIKLDTTATAPAALPKKEEEIAAPATPAPVPAPAASTATAPTTAPSTSATTPATASTTPASAAPATATVAPDAAPAAASAPATASAPATNTATAAPAVASADQPVADKLRDLIATKAIKYFDRKAERAAVEAFYKDRNYAPVWSESGKATERAKGVIARLKDAAAEGLNPNDYPAPDFTAATTPDALAEAELRLTESAMDYARQAQSGRMHWSRVSADILFPEHPIDPTEVLTNLSTAKDASAALDGYNPQQKGYQALKAKLAELRGVTDDPSRQIAEGETLKFVKPTKKNPAPVVMEDERVPALRAKLNVAEDADDKRYDANVAAAVRKFQASNGLKATGVLDNRTVQAINGPKSERQIDIVRVNMERWRWLPRELGAKSLGNAYVILNIPDYTLKVMHNGEQVWKTRVVTGKPGNHATPLLTETMKYITVNPTWNVPPSIIYNEYLPAMEQDPTVLQRMGLKFQRNPDGSIHISQPPGEGNALGRIRFNFPNKFLVYQHDTPDKYLFAKEERAFSHGCMRVQYPDQYAATLLNIALPKENYTPEKIRSMYGRSEININFPTPIPVNITYQTAFVDEAGKLEFRKDIYGRDATMIAMLKGGSGKDLEAVVAHSQPNYVRPTRNLNVPGDTYASNNSGSGLGFFERLFGAPTPPPAPIRGRRVAR from the coding sequence ATGCATGACTTTTCGACTGGCCACAGTGGCCTGACGGGCTTCGACCGGGTGGTGGCAGCCGTTGCAGCAACTTTCCTCACGGTCGCGTCGACCGCCGCCATTGCACAATCTGGCCCAACAAAAACACCGGCAGAACTCGCGATCGACGCAGCAGTCCCGGTTCCCGAACCCGCAAACGTCCCACCACCGACCGCAGCCGATATCAAGCTCGACACCACCGCGACAGCTCCTGCTGCTCTTCCCAAGAAAGAGGAAGAGATCGCGGCTCCCGCGACGCCTGCCCCCGTTCCTGCTCCAGCGGCATCAACCGCCACCGCACCGACAACGGCACCATCAACTTCTGCAACGACGCCGGCGACAGCCAGCACAACACCCGCATCGGCCGCCCCGGCAACAGCAACCGTCGCTCCTGATGCCGCTCCTGCCGCTGCATCTGCTCCCGCAACGGCATCCGCTCCGGCGACAAACACAGCAACGGCGGCCCCTGCAGTCGCCTCCGCCGATCAACCGGTTGCGGACAAATTGCGCGACCTGATCGCTACCAAGGCAATCAAGTATTTCGACCGCAAGGCAGAACGCGCGGCTGTGGAAGCCTTCTACAAGGATCGCAACTACGCGCCGGTCTGGAGCGAAAGCGGCAAGGCGACTGAACGTGCAAAAGGCGTGATCGCCCGTCTGAAAGATGCCGCGGCGGAAGGTCTCAATCCGAACGACTATCCGGCGCCCGATTTCACCGCAGCAACGACCCCGGATGCATTGGCGGAAGCCGAGCTGCGTTTGACCGAAAGCGCCATGGATTATGCGCGTCAGGCCCAGAGCGGCCGCATGCACTGGTCACGTGTCAGCGCCGACATTCTGTTTCCGGAACATCCGATCGATCCGACGGAAGTGCTGACCAACCTATCGACCGCGAAGGACGCGTCCGCAGCCCTCGATGGCTACAATCCACAGCAAAAGGGCTATCAGGCGCTGAAGGCCAAGCTCGCCGAGCTGCGCGGTGTCACCGATGATCCATCCAGGCAGATCGCCGAAGGCGAGACGCTGAAGTTCGTCAAGCCGACGAAGAAGAATCCGGCGCCCGTCGTAATGGAAGACGAGCGCGTGCCGGCGTTGCGTGCCAAGCTGAACGTTGCGGAAGACGCAGACGACAAGCGCTATGATGCGAACGTTGCTGCTGCGGTCCGCAAGTTTCAGGCAAGCAATGGCCTGAAGGCTACCGGCGTCCTCGACAATCGTACAGTGCAGGCCATCAACGGTCCGAAGAGCGAGCGCCAGATCGACATCGTACGCGTCAACATGGAGCGCTGGCGGTGGCTGCCGCGCGAGCTCGGAGCAAAGTCGCTGGGCAACGCCTACGTGATCCTAAACATTCCCGACTACACCCTGAAGGTGATGCATAATGGCGAGCAGGTCTGGAAGACCCGCGTCGTCACCGGTAAGCCGGGCAACCACGCGACGCCGCTCCTGACGGAGACGATGAAGTACATCACCGTCAATCCGACCTGGAACGTGCCGCCATCGATCATCTACAACGAATATCTGCCGGCGATGGAGCAGGACCCCACGGTTCTGCAGCGCATGGGCCTGAAGTTTCAGCGTAACCCTGATGGCAGCATCCACATTTCGCAGCCGCCCGGCGAAGGTAACGCGCTTGGCCGCATCCGCTTCAACTTCCCGAACAAGTTCCTCGTCTATCAGCACGACACGCCGGACAAGTATCTGTTCGCGAAGGAAGAGCGCGCCTTTAGCCACGGCTGCATGCGCGTGCAGTATCCCGACCAATATGCGGCAACGCTGCTGAACATCGCGCTGCCGAAGGAAAACTACACGCCGGAGAAAATCCGCAGCATGTATGGCCGCAGCGAGATCAACATCAATTTCCCGACGCCAATCCCGGTGAACATCACCTATCAAACGGCGTTCGTGGACGAGGCGGGCAAACTTGAATTCCGCAAGGACATCTATGGCCGCGACGCGACCATGATTGCGATGCTCAAGGGCGGCAGCGGCAAGGACCTCGAAGCGGTCGTCGCCCACTCGCAGCCGAACTACGTGCGTCCAACCCGGAACCTCAACGTGCCTGGCGATACCTATGCCAGCAACAACAGCGGCAGCGGCCTGGGATTCTTCGAACGTCTGTTTGGCGCGCCAACCCCGCCCCCAGCGCCAATTCGCGGACGCCGGGTCGCGCGTTAA
- a CDS encoding DNA-binding NtrC family response regulator (product_source=COG2204; cath_funfam=1.10.10.60,1.10.8.60,3.40.50.2300,3.40.50.300; cog=COG2204; pfam=PF00072,PF00158,PF02954; smart=SM00382,SM00448; superfamily=46689,52172,52540), translating into MAATILIADDDAVQRRLVENMVQRCGYDAITAENGDAAVALLLDSDAKAIDALVLDLVMPGLDGMGVLAKIREAGLDLPVIVQTAHGGIDNVVSAMRAGAHDFVVKPVGIERLQVSLRNALNSSALKGELQRIKHSREGKLTFSDIITRSEAMTNVIAMGKRAASSAIPVLIEGESGVGKELIARAIHGSSERSTKPFVAVNCGAIPENLVESILFGHEKGAFTGATDRHAGKFVEASGGTLFLDEISELPLAAQVKLLRALQQGEVEPVGGRKPVKVDVRIVSATNRNLLNHVKAGHFREDLFYRLHVLPLTIPPLRARLEDIPHLVRHFVARFCAEENRRITGISGEAMALLGRVPWPGNVRQLENAVYRAVVMSDGDQLGINDFPQVGMMQADSATSSTEPLAVYSEPASLTELVAGAEIPIAPAPAGNQFAATPSAYGTLSMIGENGEVRPLADIEAETIRFAISHYRGQMSEVARRLKIGRSTLYRKLDETTASGTASSDQDH; encoded by the coding sequence ATGGCTGCAACCATTCTGATTGCCGACGATGACGCAGTACAGCGCCGGCTCGTCGAAAATATGGTGCAGCGCTGTGGTTATGACGCCATCACGGCCGAAAATGGCGATGCGGCCGTTGCCTTGTTGCTGGATTCCGATGCGAAAGCGATCGACGCGCTGGTGCTCGATCTTGTCATGCCAGGACTCGACGGCATGGGTGTGCTGGCGAAAATCCGCGAGGCTGGCCTCGATCTGCCGGTAATCGTGCAGACCGCGCATGGCGGCATCGACAATGTCGTGTCCGCGATGCGCGCGGGTGCGCATGACTTCGTCGTGAAGCCAGTTGGCATCGAGCGCCTTCAGGTTTCGCTACGCAACGCACTCAATTCCAGTGCGCTGAAGGGCGAGCTGCAGCGCATTAAGCACAGCCGCGAAGGCAAGCTGACCTTCTCCGACATCATCACACGGTCAGAGGCGATGACGAACGTCATCGCCATGGGCAAGCGCGCGGCCTCCTCGGCCATTCCGGTGCTGATCGAAGGCGAATCCGGCGTCGGCAAGGAGTTGATCGCCCGCGCCATTCATGGCTCCAGCGAGCGCAGCACAAAGCCGTTTGTCGCGGTCAATTGCGGCGCCATTCCTGAGAATCTCGTTGAGTCGATCCTGTTCGGCCACGAGAAGGGCGCGTTTACCGGCGCCACGGACCGGCACGCGGGCAAATTCGTGGAGGCTTCCGGCGGCACGTTGTTTCTCGACGAGATCAGCGAATTGCCGCTCGCGGCGCAGGTCAAATTGCTCCGCGCCCTGCAGCAGGGCGAAGTCGAGCCGGTCGGCGGCCGCAAGCCGGTCAAGGTCGACGTCCGCATCGTTTCAGCCACCAACCGCAACCTGCTGAATCACGTGAAGGCCGGGCATTTCCGCGAGGATTTATTCTATCGCCTGCATGTGCTTCCGCTGACCATTCCTCCGTTGCGCGCACGCCTGGAGGATATCCCTCATCTGGTCCGTCATTTCGTGGCGCGATTCTGCGCCGAGGAAAATCGGCGGATCACCGGTATCAGCGGTGAAGCCATGGCGCTCCTGGGACGCGTGCCATGGCCCGGCAACGTTCGCCAGCTCGAGAATGCGGTTTATCGCGCCGTGGTCATGAGCGATGGCGATCAGCTCGGGATCAATGATTTCCCGCAGGTCGGCATGATGCAGGCGGATTCAGCGACTTCGTCCACGGAACCGCTTGCGGTTTATTCAGAACCGGCCTCTCTGACCGAGCTGGTTGCCGGTGCTGAGATACCTATTGCGCCTGCGCCGGCGGGCAATCAATTCGCAGCCACGCCGTCGGCCTACGGGACCCTCAGCATGATCGGTGAGAATGGCGAAGTCCGCCCCCTGGCGGATATCGAGGCGGAGACAATCCGTTTTGCTATCTCGCACTATCGAGGACAGATGTCGGAGGTTGCACGGCGGCTCAAGATCGGCCGATCGACCTTGTACCGCAAACTTGATGAGACGACGGCCTCCGGAACCGCTTCTTCCGATCAGGACCATTGA
- a CDS encoding oligoendopeptidase F (product_source=KO:K08602; cog=COG1164; ko=KO:K08602; pfam=PF01432,PF08439; superfamily=55486; tigrfam=TIGR02290): MASRSSSALRKSPAKSAAKKVAAKKAAKKSVAKTTKPKGAAKTSSHKASSKLGKLPEWNLTDLYPSIAAPEVSRDLDKLDADCLAFETAYKGKIAENVATPDGGNWLAEAVRSFEAIDDLAGRLASYAGLAHAGDTVDPAISKFYGDVSERITAASVHLLFFALELNRVDDDLLEQAMETPALGHYRPWIEDLRKDKPYQLEDRVEQLFHEKSVTGYAAWNRQFDQTIAGLRFKVDGKELAIEPTLTLLQDRTPAKRKAAAEALAKTFKANERTFALITNTLAKDKEISDRWRGFQDIADSRHLANRVEREVVDALVASVRAAYPRLSHRYYAMKARWFKKKKLAYWDRNAPLPFASSAQIGWDDAKGTILKAYGDFSQDMAGIAERFFDDRWIDAPVRPGKAPGAFSHPTTPSAHPYVLMNYQGKPRDVMTLAHELGHGVHQVLAAKNGALMAPTPLTLAETASVFGEMLTFKRLLAQTKSAKDRQALLAGKVEDMINTVVRQIAFYSFERAIHTERRNGELTAERIGEIWLSVQGESLGPAIEIKPGYETYWMYIPHFIHSPFYVYAYAFGDCLVNSLYAVYEHAAEGFAERYLAMLSAGGTKHYSELLKPFGLDAKDPKFWDGGLAVIENLIAELEAMG; the protein is encoded by the coding sequence ATGGCCTCGCGTTCGTCATCTGCTCTCCGCAAATCCCCCGCCAAGTCAGCAGCCAAGAAGGTCGCGGCCAAGAAGGCAGCCAAGAAATCCGTCGCCAAGACGACAAAGCCTAAAGGCGCAGCCAAGACTTCAAGTCACAAGGCATCAAGCAAGCTCGGCAAGCTGCCGGAGTGGAATCTGACCGATCTTTATCCGTCCATTGCTGCGCCCGAGGTTTCGCGTGATCTCGATAAGCTGGATGCGGATTGTCTGGCGTTTGAGACCGCTTACAAGGGTAAGATCGCGGAGAACGTTGCAACACCGGATGGCGGCAACTGGCTGGCTGAAGCGGTCAGGAGCTTTGAGGCGATCGACGATCTGGCGGGCCGGCTCGCTTCCTATGCCGGATTGGCTCATGCCGGCGACACTGTCGATCCAGCTATTTCGAAATTTTACGGTGACGTGTCCGAGCGTATCACGGCGGCGTCGGTGCATCTGTTGTTCTTCGCGCTCGAACTCAATCGTGTCGACGATGATCTGCTTGAGCAGGCGATGGAGACGCCTGCCCTTGGACATTATCGTCCATGGATCGAGGATCTGCGCAAGGACAAGCCGTACCAGCTCGAGGATCGTGTCGAGCAGCTGTTTCATGAGAAGTCGGTTACTGGCTATGCGGCGTGGAACAGGCAGTTCGACCAGACCATTGCCGGACTGCGTTTTAAGGTGGACGGCAAGGAGCTCGCCATCGAGCCGACGCTGACCTTGCTGCAGGACCGCACACCGGCGAAGCGCAAGGCTGCCGCCGAAGCTCTGGCGAAAACCTTCAAGGCCAATGAGCGCACCTTTGCGCTGATCACCAATACGCTGGCCAAAGACAAGGAGATTTCCGACCGCTGGCGCGGCTTCCAGGACATCGCGGATTCCCGCCATCTCGCAAACCGTGTCGAACGCGAAGTGGTCGATGCACTGGTGGCTTCCGTGCGCGCGGCTTATCCGCGGCTGTCGCATCGCTACTACGCGATGAAGGCCCGCTGGTTCAAAAAGAAGAAGCTCGCTTATTGGGACCGCAACGCACCGCTTCCGTTCGCGTCCTCCGCCCAGATCGGCTGGGACGACGCCAAAGGCACGATCCTGAAAGCCTACGGGGATTTCTCTCAAGATATGGCCGGGATCGCCGAACGTTTCTTTGATGATCGGTGGATCGATGCGCCGGTTCGTCCCGGCAAGGCGCCGGGTGCGTTTTCGCATCCCACCACGCCGTCGGCGCATCCCTACGTCCTGATGAACTATCAGGGCAAACCGCGTGACGTCATGACGCTTGCTCACGAGCTTGGCCATGGCGTGCATCAGGTGCTCGCGGCCAAGAATGGAGCGTTGATGGCGCCGACGCCGCTGACGCTGGCAGAGACGGCCAGCGTGTTCGGCGAAATGCTGACGTTCAAACGCCTGCTCGCCCAAACGAAGAGTGCCAAGGACCGTCAGGCCCTGCTCGCGGGCAAAGTCGAAGACATGATCAACACGGTGGTGCGCCAGATTGCGTTCTATTCATTCGAGCGCGCGATCCACACCGAGCGGCGCAATGGCGAACTGACCGCTGAGCGGATCGGCGAGATCTGGCTGAGCGTGCAGGGCGAAAGCCTCGGTCCCGCGATCGAGATCAAGCCGGGCTACGAGACCTACTGGATGTACATTCCGCATTTCATCCATTCACCCTTCTATGTCTATGCCTATGCTTTCGGCGATTGCCTCGTGAACTCGCTCTATGCGGTCTACGAACATGCCGCCGAAGGGTTCGCCGAGCGCTACCTCGCCATGCTGTCGGCCGGCGGCACAAAGCATTACTCGGAGCTGCTCAAGCCGTTCGGGCTCGATGCCAAGGATCCCAAATTCTGGGACGGTGGACTGGCTGTCATCGAGAACCTGATCGCGGAGCTCGAGGCCATGGGCTAG
- a CDS encoding hypothetical protein (product_source=Hypo-rule applied; cath_funfam=1.20.5.160; pfam=PF07835; superfamily=81469; transmembrane_helix_parts=Outside_1_26,TMhelix_27_49,Inside_50_50), whose product MADHSEVAYTTADGNDYAAHEQTYEGFLALTKYGTLAVIAILVLMAIFLL is encoded by the coding sequence ATGGCCGATCATAGTGAAGTCGCTTACACAACCGCGGATGGTAACGATTACGCCGCGCACGAGCAGACTTATGAAGGGTTTTTGGCGCTGACTAAATACGGCACGCTGGCCGTAATCGCCATCCTCGTCCTCATGGCGATTTTCCTGCTCTGA
- a CDS encoding NAD(P) transhydrogenase subunit alpha (product_source=KO:K00324; cath_funfam=3.40.50.720; cog=COG3288; ko=KO:K00324; pfam=PF01262,PF05222; smart=SM01002; superfamily=51735,52283; tigrfam=TIGR00561), whose amino-acid sequence MKIAIAKEIDAAEPRVAATPDTVKKFKSLGIDVAIEPGAGIKSGLLDSEYEAAGATVSADAVKDADIVIKVKRPEAAEVAKYKKGALAIAIMDPYGNDAALKTMADAGIAAFAMELMPRITRAQVMDVLSSQANLAGYRAVIEAAEAFGRAFPMMMTAAGTVPAAKVFIMGVGVAGLQAIATARRLGAVVTATDVRPAVKEQVVSLGAKFIAVEDEEFKQAETAGGYAKEMSKEYQAKQAALTAEHIKKQDIVITTALIPGRPAPRLISLEMVKSMRPGSVLVDLAVERGGNVEGVQPGQIADVNGVKIVGFPNLAGKVAASASGLYAKNLQSFIETLYDKESKSLAVKWDDELVKATALTKDGAVIHPNFQPKA is encoded by the coding sequence ATGAAAATTGCGATAGCCAAGGAAATCGATGCAGCGGAACCGCGCGTTGCGGCGACGCCTGACACGGTCAAAAAATTCAAATCGCTGGGCATCGATGTCGCCATTGAACCGGGCGCGGGCATCAAGTCGGGTCTGCTGGATTCGGAGTATGAAGCCGCCGGTGCGACGGTCAGTGCCGATGCGGTGAAGGATGCCGACATCGTCATCAAGGTGAAGCGTCCGGAGGCGGCGGAAGTCGCCAAATACAAGAAGGGCGCGCTGGCGATTGCGATCATGGACCCGTACGGCAACGACGCCGCGCTGAAGACGATGGCCGATGCCGGCATTGCCGCCTTCGCCATGGAATTGATGCCGCGCATCACCCGCGCGCAGGTCATGGACGTGCTCTCGTCGCAGGCGAACCTCGCCGGTTATCGCGCGGTGATCGAAGCGGCCGAAGCTTTCGGCCGTGCGTTCCCGATGATGATGACGGCAGCCGGCACTGTGCCTGCGGCTAAGGTCTTCATCATGGGTGTTGGCGTCGCCGGTCTTCAGGCGATCGCCACCGCACGCCGCCTCGGCGCCGTGGTGACTGCGACGGACGTCCGTCCGGCGGTGAAAGAACAGGTGGTGTCGCTTGGCGCGAAGTTCATCGCGGTCGAGGACGAGGAGTTCAAGCAGGCGGAAACCGCAGGCGGCTACGCCAAGGAAATGTCGAAAGAGTATCAGGCCAAGCAGGCTGCACTCACGGCAGAGCACATCAAGAAGCAGGACATTGTGATCACCACCGCGCTGATCCCGGGCCGTCCGGCACCGCGGCTGATCAGCCTCGAGATGGTGAAGTCGATGCGGCCGGGTTCGGTGCTGGTCGACCTCGCGGTCGAGCGCGGCGGCAACGTCGAAGGCGTCCAGCCGGGCCAGATCGCAGACGTGAATGGCGTCAAGATCGTCGGCTTCCCGAACCTCGCCGGCAAGGTCGCGGCGTCTGCGTCGGGGCTCTACGCCAAGAACCTCCAGTCCTTCATCGAGACGCTTTACGACAAGGAGAGCAAGTCGCTCGCCGTGAAGTGGGACGACGAACTGGTGAAGGCCACCGCGCTGACCAAGGACGGCGCTGTCATTCATCCCAATTTCCAGCCGAAAGCATAA
- a CDS encoding NAD(P) transhydrogenase subunit alpha (product_source=KO:K00324; cog=COG3288; ko=KO:K00324; pfam=PF12769; superfamily=88645; transmembrane_helix_parts=Outside_1_9,TMhelix_10_32,Inside_33_38,TMhelix_39_61,Outside_62_70,TMhelix_71_93,Inside_94_106), with the protein MHGIEAVDPFVFRLSIFVLAVFVGYFVVWSVTPALHTPLMSVTNAISSVIVVGALLAVGVSMVGDSNGPLWARAFGFVALIFACVNIFGGFLVTQRMLAMYKKKQK; encoded by the coding sequence ATGCACGGGATTGAGGCTGTCGATCCATTTGTCTTCCGGTTGTCGATTTTCGTACTCGCCGTTTTCGTCGGCTATTTCGTGGTGTGGTCGGTGACGCCCGCGCTGCATACGCCGCTGATGTCGGTGACCAACGCGATTTCGTCGGTCATCGTGGTCGGTGCATTGCTGGCCGTCGGTGTCTCGATGGTCGGCGATAGTAATGGTCCGCTGTGGGCGCGTGCCTTCGGCTTCGTCGCATTGATTTTTGCATGCGTGAATATTTTTGGCGGCTTCTTGGTCACCCAGCGCATGCTGGCGATGTACAAGAAGAAGCAGAAGTGA